Proteins from a genomic interval of Kaistia defluvii:
- a CDS encoding carbohydrate ABC transporter permease, which produces MFQSRNAMGLMFMLPAAAFLICFLTYPLGLGVWLGFTDAKIGRDGVFIGLENYRYLWHDPVFWTSVFNTVVYTFVASVLKFALGLWLAMILNENLPFKSFFRALVLLPWVVPTVLSALAFWWIFDAQFSIISWSLMQIGWIDGPINFLGDPTNARISVIAANVWRGIPFVAISLLAGLQTISPSLQEAASLDGATSWQRFRLVTLPLLSPIIAVVMTFSVLFTFTDFQLIYVLTKGGPVNATHLMATLSFQRGIPGGQLGEGAAIAVAMIPFLLAAILFSFFGLQRRKWQQGGQD; this is translated from the coding sequence GGCGTCTGGCTTGGTTTCACCGATGCGAAGATCGGCCGCGACGGCGTCTTCATCGGCCTGGAAAACTACCGCTATCTCTGGCACGACCCGGTTTTCTGGACCTCCGTCTTCAACACGGTCGTCTACACCTTCGTCGCCTCGGTCCTCAAATTCGCGCTCGGCCTCTGGCTGGCGATGATCCTGAACGAGAATCTGCCGTTCAAATCCTTCTTTCGCGCTCTCGTGCTTCTGCCCTGGGTCGTGCCGACGGTTCTTTCCGCGCTCGCCTTCTGGTGGATCTTCGACGCGCAGTTTTCGATCATCTCCTGGTCGCTGATGCAGATCGGCTGGATCGACGGCCCGATCAATTTCCTCGGCGATCCCACCAATGCCCGCATCTCGGTGATCGCCGCCAATGTCTGGCGCGGCATTCCCTTCGTTGCCATCTCGCTGCTGGCCGGCTTGCAGACCATCTCGCCGTCGCTGCAGGAGGCTGCGTCGCTCGACGGCGCCACCAGCTGGCAGCGCTTCCGTCTCGTGACGCTGCCCTTGCTGAGCCCGATCATCGCCGTGGTGATGACCTTCTCGGTCCTGTTCACCTTCACAGACTTCCAGCTGATCTACGTCCTCACCAAGGGCGGCCCGGTCAACGCGACCCACCTCATGGCGACGCTGTCGTTCCAGCGCGGCATACCCGGCGGCCAGCTTGGCGAGGGTGCGGCGATTGCCGTCGCGATGATCCCCTTCCTGCTCGCAGCGATCCTGTTCAGCTTCTTCGGCCTGCAACGGCGGAAGTGGCAGCAGGGCGGTCAAGACTAG
- a CDS encoding carbohydrate ABC transporter permease, with protein MAITAQNDPSLNDDAEGMSYLNRLPRRIVTIYLPLAVFVFVLIFPFYWMAITAVKPNHQLTNYEQYSPFWVVEPTLDHIKYLLFETSYPGWLWNTMLVAFGSTVLSLAASVFAAYAIERVRFTGSRPAGLLIFLAYLVPPSILFIPLAVIVFQFGIYDTKLALIFTYPTFLIPFCTWLLMGYFRSIPFELEESALVDGATRWQILIKVILPLAVPGLISAGIFAFTLSWNEFIYALTFIQSSENKTIPVGVLTELVRGDVFEWGALMAGALFGSLPVVILYSFFVDSYVSSMTGAVKE; from the coding sequence ATGGCAATTACCGCACAGAACGACCCGTCCCTCAACGATGACGCGGAGGGCATGAGCTATCTGAACCGCCTGCCCCGCCGGATCGTGACGATCTATCTCCCGCTCGCCGTCTTCGTCTTCGTCCTGATCTTCCCGTTTTACTGGATGGCGATCACGGCGGTGAAGCCCAACCATCAGCTGACCAATTACGAGCAATACAGCCCGTTCTGGGTGGTCGAGCCGACGCTGGACCACATCAAGTATCTGCTGTTCGAAACGTCCTATCCGGGCTGGCTCTGGAACACGATGCTGGTCGCCTTCGGCTCCACGGTCCTCTCCCTCGCGGCATCCGTCTTCGCGGCCTACGCCATCGAAAGGGTGCGGTTCACCGGATCGCGGCCGGCGGGGCTGCTGATCTTCCTCGCCTATCTCGTTCCGCCCTCGATCCTGTTCATCCCCCTCGCCGTCATCGTCTTCCAGTTCGGAATCTATGACACCAAGCTGGCGCTGATCTTCACTTACCCGACCTTCCTGATTCCGTTCTGCACCTGGCTACTGATGGGCTATTTCCGCTCGATTCCCTTCGAGCTTGAGGAGAGCGCCCTGGTCGACGGGGCGACGCGCTGGCAGATCCTCATCAAGGTCATCCTGCCGCTCGCCGTGCCGGGGCTGATCTCGGCCGGCATCTTCGCCTTCACCCTGTCGTGGAACGAATTCATCTACGCGCTGACCTTCATCCAGTCGTCGGAGAACAAGACGATCCCGGTCGGCGTGCTGACAGAACTGGTGCGCGGCGACGTGTTCGAATGGGGAGCGCTGATGGCGGGCGCGCTGTTCGGCTCGCTTCCCGTCGTCATCCTCTATTCGTTCTTCGTCGACTCCTACGTCTCGTCGATGACGGGAGCGGTCAAGGAATAG
- a CDS encoding AraC family transcriptional regulator has protein sequence MEAMNELRALIERHCVSTRFETAIPRVTLLRSCTQTGPARVLYEPLFCVVAQGRKQVMVGDKMLIYDTAKYLVVSVDLPASGAILDASATEPYLAFSMRLDRGALASLLLELASIDDDGAPSAGMAVSPIDAELLDPVIRLLRLLDRPRDMAILSPLIEREILYRLLTGAQGRMLRQIALSDSRLSCISRAIDWIKHNYSETMRVEALAEIAGMSGSSFHRHFKAVTSMSPLQFQKQIRLQEARRLLLVQRADAGSIGFAVGYESQSQFSREYSRLFGEPPARDAARLRDLSALDPQRLSQPV, from the coding sequence ATGGAAGCGATGAACGAACTCCGCGCGCTGATCGAACGGCATTGCGTCTCGACCCGTTTCGAGACGGCTATCCCGCGCGTCACCCTGCTGCGCTCCTGCACCCAGACCGGTCCGGCCCGCGTGCTCTACGAGCCGCTGTTCTGCGTCGTGGCCCAGGGCCGCAAGCAGGTGATGGTCGGCGACAAGATGCTGATCTATGACACGGCGAAATATCTGGTCGTCTCGGTCGACCTGCCTGCCAGCGGCGCCATCCTGGATGCCAGCGCCACCGAGCCCTATCTCGCCTTCAGCATGCGGCTCGACCGCGGCGCGCTCGCTTCGCTGCTGCTCGAACTGGCGAGCATCGACGATGATGGCGCGCCCTCGGCCGGCATGGCCGTCAGCCCGATCGACGCGGAATTGCTCGATCCTGTCATCCGCCTGTTACGTCTTCTGGACCGTCCCCGCGACATGGCGATTCTATCCCCGCTGATCGAGCGCGAAATCCTCTATCGCCTGCTGACCGGGGCGCAGGGGCGCATGCTGCGGCAGATCGCGCTTTCCGACAGTCGACTATCCTGCATCAGCCGCGCCATCGACTGGATCAAGCACAATTACAGCGAGACCATGCGCGTCGAGGCGCTGGCCGAGATCGCCGGCATGAGCGGATCGTCGTTTCACCGGCATTTCAAGGCCGTGACCTCGATGAGCCCGCTGCAGTTCCAGAAGCAGATCCGATTGCAGGAAGCCCGCCGCCTGCTGCTGGTGCAGCGCGCCGACGCCGGCAGCATCGGCTTCGCGGTCGGCTATGAGAGCCAGTCGCAGTTCAGCCGCGAATATAGCCGCCTGTTCGGCGAGCCGCCGGCGCGCGATGCCGCCAGGCTGCGCGACCTCTCGGCGCTCGATCCGCAGCGCCTGTCGCAGCCCGTCTGA
- a CDS encoding oxidoreductase: protein MSKIWFVTGSTRGIGAEIVKAALQSGDSVVATGRDPDKIRAAFAAYADRVLALALDVTDPAAITAAVEAAVNKFGRIDVLVNNAGYGHLGLFEESAPEDAERQFATNVFGLFNVTRAVLPVMRQQRAGRVFNISSIAGIRGGLGGSLYCASKFAIEGFSESLAQEVESFGIHVTVVEPGFFRTDFLDESSVRFGAKPIEDYAEISAQIRAGYRDRNHQQAGDPAKLAAVIVELAAREKPLFRYAAGSDSAGVFAAKIERLQSELEASRPLSATTDGSF from the coding sequence ATGAGCAAGATTTGGTTCGTCACCGGCTCGACGCGCGGCATCGGCGCCGAGATCGTCAAGGCGGCACTCCAGAGCGGCGACAGCGTCGTCGCCACCGGCCGCGACCCCGACAAGATCCGCGCGGCCTTCGCCGCGTACGCCGACCGCGTCCTGGCGCTGGCGCTCGACGTCACCGACCCGGCCGCGATCACCGCCGCCGTCGAAGCCGCCGTCAATAAGTTCGGCCGCATCGACGTGCTGGTCAACAATGCCGGCTATGGCCATCTCGGCCTGTTCGAGGAATCGGCCCCCGAAGACGCCGAGCGCCAGTTCGCGACCAATGTCTTCGGCCTATTCAACGTCACCCGCGCGGTCCTGCCGGTCATGCGCCAGCAGCGCGCCGGCCGTGTCTTCAACATCTCCTCCATCGCCGGCATTCGCGGCGGGCTGGGCGGCTCGCTTTATTGCGCCAGCAAATTCGCCATCGAGGGCTTCTCGGAATCTTTGGCCCAGGAAGTTGAGTCCTTCGGCATCCATGTGACGGTGGTCGAGCCCGGCTTCTTCCGGACCGATTTCCTGGATGAAAGCTCGGTGCGCTTCGGCGCCAAGCCGATCGAGGACTATGCCGAAATCTCGGCCCAGATCCGCGCCGGCTATCGCGATCGCAACCACCAGCAGGCCGGCGACCCGGCCAAGCTCGCGGCCGTGATCGTCGAACTCGCTGCCCGCGAGAAGCCGCTGTTCCGCTATGCCGCCGGCTCCGATTCCGCCGGCGTGTTCGCCGCCAAGATCGAGCGGCTGCAATCCGAACTCGAAGCGAGCCGCCCGCTCTCCGCAACCACGGACGGCAGCTTCTAG